The Alosa alosa isolate M-15738 ecotype Scorff River chromosome 9, AALO_Geno_1.1, whole genome shotgun sequence genome includes a region encoding these proteins:
- the si:ch211-191a24.4 gene encoding MARVEL domain-containing protein 3 has product MSHAPRTHRGPRDRERNGERTGGVPRDNREGRGRRDYYEDRPPPSDSSSQPPYYDRSPPPLRQTHRSTPQEEHHGSKCTNICSRRGIVLICAVLTNALVLVCVVAAHLSMSGFSSAGLSGGGFSINAQIPFQGTELQQVRDLDMQFSQMRAPGVYGGVAFSLTMGVLSLLFVVSGSKPAYLLGKKLLVSQFLFQLIGGVAYVVAVGLYLHFVIKVNATDVCQRRERLYAGRGLTYMNCNVGGGDAAVALFGLITAILYAAGTYLTFVTMRNVAHYHKRTQGHTNSRSQI; this is encoded by the exons ATGAGCCATGCACCCAGGACTCACCGGGGGCCAAGGGACCGTGAGCGTAACGGTGAGCGCACCGGAGGAGTACCCCGAGACAACCGAGAGGGTCGAGGCAGGAGGGACTACTATGAAGACAGACCACCACCTAGCGACAG TTCATCACAGCCTCCCTACTATGACCGCTCACCACCACCtctgagacaaacacacagatccacacCTCAAGAAGAGCACCATGGATCCAAGTGCACTAACATATGTTCGAGGAGAG GTATAGTGCTGATCTGTGCCGTCCTGACTAATGCGCTAgtcctggtgtgtgttgtggccgCGCACCTCTCCATGTCCGGCTTCTCTTCAGCGGGCCTGTCCGGAGGCGGCTTCAGCATCAACGCCCAGATCCCCTTTCAGGGCACAGAGCTTCAGCAGGTCCGCGACCTCGACATGCAGTTCAGCCAAATGCGCGCGCCTGGAGTGTATGGGGGCGTGGCCTTCAGCCTCACCATGGGTGTCCTCTCCCTCCTGTTTGTGGTCTCGGGGTCAAAGCCCGCCTACCTACTGGGGAAGAAGCTGCTGGTTAGCCAGTTTCTATTCCAGCTCATAGGGGGTGTAGCCTATGTGGTAGCCGTGGGGCTGTACCTGCACTTTGTGATCAAAGTCAATGCGACGGATGTGTGTCAGCGTCGTGAGCGGCTCTACGCAGGGCGTGGCTTAACCTATATGAACTGCAATGTCGGCGGGGGTGATGCGGCTGTGGCCCTGTTCGGACTCATCACAGCTATTCTCTACGCGGCAGGAACGTACCTCACCTTTGTCACCATGCGCAACGTAGCACACTACCACAAACGCACACAAGGTCACACAAATTCACGTTCTCAAATATAG